The Methanobrevibacter thaueri DNA segment TTTCCGGTATTTCATCGGTATATTCAATCATTCTAGGGTATTTATAAGGAGCTGTAACTCTTTTAACATGATTTTGTATATCTTTAGTAAGTTGTTCTGATGGTTCGAAGCCAGGTTGCAATATGATAGTTGCCTTTACGATTTGGCCTCTCACTTCATCAGGATAAGCGGTAATTGCACAGTTTGAAACTGCTTCGTGAGACAGTACGGCACTTTCCACTTCGTACGGTCCAATACGGTAACCTGAAGATTTGATGATGTCGTCGTTTCTTCCGACAAAGTGCACATATCCGTCTTCATCCACCCATGCGGTATCTCCGCAGTGATAATAACCATGATGGATTTGTTTTTTGTATTTTTCTTCATCATTCACGTAGTCTTTAAATAATCCAGGATTAGGACCATCATTCATTTTAAAACAAAGTTCTCCTTCATCTCCGATTTCAACTTTGTTGTGGTTTTCATCAAGTAAATGCAAATCGAATAATGGGGAAGGCTTTCCGATTGAACCAACCTTTGCATCAAGCCAAATGAATGTTCCGATGGATAAGGTGGTTTCAGTTTGTCCGAATCCCTCTTTAATTCTGAGTCCTGAAATGTCGTAGAATCTTTCTGAAACTTCAGGAGGTAACGGTTCCCCTGCAGTTGTAACGTATTTTAAGTTTGAAAGGTCATATCCATCAATGTTTTCTTTAATGATGAATCTGTAAATTGTTGGAGGGGCACAGAATGTATCCACTTTATTTTCAATGATTTTCTCAAGCAGTTTGATTCCGTTGAACCGGTCATAATCATAGATGAATACGCTGGTTCCAGCAATCCATTGGCCGTATAGGTTTCCCCATACCGCTTTACCCCATCCTGTATCCGCTGCGGTGTGGTGAATTCCATCCTCCACAACATTATGCCAATATTTTGCGGTTGGAATGTGACCTAAGGAGTAGGTATGCTTGTGTGATACCATTTTCGGAAGTCCGCTGGTTCCGGATGTGAAATAGATTAGGAATATCTCTTCAGCGTAGGTTTTGTCTTCTCCGGTTGGCCTTTCAAAAACAGGGCTTTCCTTTTCGATTGCCTCATTGAAGTTGATCCAACCGTCCCTGTCGGTTTCAATAGCCAATTTTTTCAAACTGATTCCTAATGATTCTTCAGCCGCCTCATAGTCAGGCAACAAGGTATCTTCTTCCACTGACACGACCATTTTCACATTCGCTTCCTTTATCCTGAAATCAATATCATGAAGCTTTAACATGTGTGTTCCAGGAATTGGTATTGCACCGATCTTATGCAATGCAACCATACAGAACCAGAATTCGTATCTGTTTTTGAGTGTGAGCATTACACAATCGCCTTTTTTAATTCCTAAGCTTTTAAATAAGTTTGCAGCTTTGTTTGAATACTCTTTCATCTCCTTGAATGTGAAGGTATGGTTTTCATCATGGTCATTGGTCCAGATTAATGCTATTTTTTCAGGGTCGATTTCAGCGTACTTGTCCACAACATCGAACCCGAAGTTGTAATCGTCATTGTATGTGAGTTTAAAGTTTTCAAAAAAGTCTTCATAAGAGTCAAAGTCAACTCTCTCTACAAAATCTCCTATTACTGATGTCATTAAAATTACTCCTGATAAATATTATATGATTACTGCTAAGAATTTAGCGGGTTTATCGTTAAGCGCTACCATTGCGTGTCTGTGTGCTGAATCAAAGAAGATGCAGTCTCCTTCGTTAAGCACGATTTCGTTGTTGTGTATATAAATTTTTAAGGAACCCTCCAGGACATAGTTGAATTCCTGTCCAGGGTGTGAGTTTAGTGAAGGCACAGGGTTCTTCTCAGGGTCAACCACTACAAGGAAGGTTTCGGCTTTTTTGTGAATGAAATTAGAACATAGGTTTTCGTGAGTATATTCCTTTCTTCTGTCCACTGAAACTCCCTTGTTTGCACGGGTGACGTCAAAGATGCTCATTCTGCTTTCTTCACCGGTTAATAATAATCCTAAATCAACTTTGAAAATGTGTGCAAGTTCGTATAAGAAACTTGCTGGAATGTCTACTTCAGCGTTCTCATATTGGATGTATGTTTCTTCATTAATGTTCAAATCGTCTGCAATCTCTTTAATAGTAATATCTGATAGTTCTCTCAGTTCTCTAATTCTGTCTCCAATATCTTTATTGTATTCATTCATTTATTACACCTAATTTTTCTAATTGATTTTGATATTATAATTAAATATTATAACATATTATAAATTTTGATTTTGAAGTTATTTAAATCTTATTAAAAATCGTTATAATTCGTTATAAATTTGCTGAACGAAATTTTTTTAGATTGTACATTTTTGTGACAATATAGGAAAGTTTTAAATACTTCAAACAATAATTCTAATTTATTAATAAAGAGGAGATTATAAGATGTCATCTAGTGAGATTGGTACTAATGTGGTTTTCAAAAAACAGTTAGGCCTTAATTATGAAATCGACCAAAAATACGTTGGTCTAAAAATGAAGGAAAATAACATTTTATCTTTTAATTTCAGAGTTCCTGGAGCTTTAAAAGACGAGGTTGAAGCTTACTTTAAAAGATTTAAATTAGGTGAACCAATTCTAGTGGACATTGGTGGAACCGGAGACATCAAATGTGATTTTAAAGGCGTTTCACCGGTGCTTAAAAACAAGGATGAATTTGACCAATACTTCATCTCAGCCACTCTGCAAGAGGATAAACATTATGATCCTTTAGAAGAGGAAAAATGCGAAACCTGTAGTGGATGTGGATTCCACTAACATTAACTTTTTTTTTAACTATAAATTTTTTTAATGGCTTGTGTTTCTTTAATTATATATTTGGCCAACAGGACAGTTGCAATTATTGTAATGATTAATGAAGGAACAATCCAAGGCAATTGGGTCATATAAATGTCAAAACTAGTTATTTCCATAATTGTCGCAACCACGTTATTGATGAAATGGACACTCATTGGAATCAGGATATTGTCAGTTTTCAAATATAGGATGCACATGCAGACTCCAAATAGAA contains these protein-coding regions:
- a CDS encoding AMP-binding protein; this encodes MTSVIGDFVERVDFDSYEDFFENFKLTYNDDYNFGFDVVDKYAEIDPEKIALIWTNDHDENHTFTFKEMKEYSNKAANLFKSLGIKKGDCVMLTLKNRYEFWFCMVALHKIGAIPIPGTHMLKLHDIDFRIKEANVKMVVSVEEDTLLPDYEAAEESLGISLKKLAIETDRDGWINFNEAIEKESPVFERPTGEDKTYAEEIFLIYFTSGTSGLPKMVSHKHTYSLGHIPTAKYWHNVVEDGIHHTAADTGWGKAVWGNLYGQWIAGTSVFIYDYDRFNGIKLLEKIIENKVDTFCAPPTIYRFIIKENIDGYDLSNLKYVTTAGEPLPPEVSERFYDISGLRIKEGFGQTETTLSIGTFIWLDAKVGSIGKPSPLFDLHLLDENHNKVEIGDEGELCFKMNDGPNPGLFKDYVNDEEKYKKQIHHGYYHCGDTAWVDEDGYVHFVGRNDDIIKSSGYRIGPYEVESAVLSHEAVSNCAITAYPDEVRGQIVKATIILQPGFEPSEQLTKDIQNHVKRVTAPYKYPRMIEYTDEIPETISGKIRRVEIRENDNKN
- a CDS encoding helix-turn-helix domain-containing protein, with amino-acid sequence MNEYNKDIGDRIRELRELSDITIKEIADDLNINEETYIQYENAEVDIPASFLYELAHIFKVDLGLLLTGEESRMSIFDVTRANKGVSVDRRKEYTHENLCSNFIHKKAETFLVVVDPEKNPVPSLNSHPGQEFNYVLEGSLKIYIHNNEIVLNEGDCIFFDSAHRHAMVALNDKPAKFLAVII